A genomic window from Sorex araneus isolate mSorAra2 chromosome 2, mSorAra2.pri, whole genome shotgun sequence includes:
- the ABCC5 gene encoding ATP-binding cassette sub-family C member 5 isoform X3, which translates to MKDIDIGKEYIIPSPGYRDSRDTASTSGQHRDGQDSRYKRTLPVECHDALEAAARAEGLPLDVSVHSQLRFLDEEHPKGKYHHSLSALKPFRTTAKHQHPVDNAGLFSCMTFSWLSPLARLAHRKGELSMDDVWPVSKHESCEVNCRRLERLWQEELKEAGPDAASLRRVVWTFCRTRLILSILCLMITQLAGFSGPNFQDGCILRSE; encoded by the exons ATGAAGGATATTGACATAGGGAAGGAGTACATCATCCCCAGTCCTGGCTACAGAGACTCCAGGGACACAGCCAGCACTTCCGGGCAGCACAGAGATGGCCAGGACTCCAGATACAAGAGGACTCTACCG GTGGAATGCCACGATGCCTTGGAGGCCGCAGCCCGCGCCGAGGGCCTGCCCCTGGACGTCTCTGTGCACTCGCAGCTCCGCTTCCTGGACGAGGAGCATCCCAAGGGGAAGTACCATCACAGCCTGAGTGCTCTGAAGCCCTTCCGGACCACTGCCAA ACACCAGCACCCGGTGGACAACGCGGGGCTCTTCTCCTGCATGACGTTCTCCTGGCTGTCGCCTCTGGCCCGCCTCGCCCACAGGAAGGGCGAGCTCTCCATGGACGACGTCTGGCCGGTGTCCAAGCACGAGTCCTGTGAGGTGAACTGCAGGAG ACTAGAGAGACTGTGGCAAGAGGAGCTGAAGGAAGCCGGGCCGGATGCCGCCTCCCTGCGAAGGGTCGTGTGGACCTTCTGCCGCACCAGGCTCATCCTGTCCATCCTGTGCCTGATGATCACACAGCTGGCTGGCTTCAGTGGACCA AATTTTCAGGATGGCTGTATTCTGCGGTCAGAATGA